A section of the Jaculus jaculus isolate mJacJac1 chromosome 6, mJacJac1.mat.Y.cur, whole genome shotgun sequence genome encodes:
- the Pan2 gene encoding PAN2-PAN3 deadenylation complex catalytic subunit PAN2 isoform X9 has translation MNFEGLDPGLAEFSPAMHSALDPVLDAHLNPSLLQNVELDPEGVALEALPVQESVHIMEGVYSELHSVVAEVGVPVSVSHFDLHEEMLWVGSHGGHATSFFGPALERYSSFQVNGSDDIRQIQSLENGVLFLTKNNLKYMARGGLIIFDYLLEESEDMHSLLLTDSSTLLVGGLQNHILEIDLNTVQETQKYAVETPGVTIMRQTNRFFFCGHTSGKISLRDLRTFKVENEFDAFTGSLSDFDVHGNLLAACGFSSRLTGLACDRFLKVYDLRMMRAITPLQVHVDPAFLRFIPTYTSRLAIISQSGQCQFCEPTGLANPADIFHVNPVGPLLMTFDVSASKQALAFGDSEGCVHLWTDSPEPTFNPYSRETEFALPCLVDSLPPLDWSQDLLPLSLIPVPLTTDTLLSDWPAANSAPAPRRAPPVDAEILRTMKKVGFIGYAPNPRTRLRNQIPYRLKESDNEFDNFSQVTESPIGREEEPHLHMVSKKYRKVTIKYSKLGLEDFDFKHYNKTLFAGLEPHIPNAYCNCMVQVLYFLEPVRCLIQNHLCQKEFCLACELGFLFHMLDLSRGDPCQGSNFLRAFRTIPEASALGLILADSDEASGKGNLARLIQRWNRFILTQLHQDMQELEVPQAYRGAGNSFCSSGDSVIGQLFSCEMENCSLCRCGSETVRASSTLLFTLSYPEDKTGKNYDFAQVLKRSICLEQNTQAWCDNCEKYQPTIQTRNIRHLPDILVINCEVNSSKEADFWRMQAEVAFKMAVKKHGGEMKNKEFALTDRKDLGSPEGLLLCPSIEELKNVWLPFSIRMKMTKNKGLDVCNWTDGDEWGPARAEEEHGVFVYDLMASVVHILDSRTGGSLVAHIKVGETYHQRKEGVTHQQWYLFNDFLIEPIDKHEAVQFDMNWKVPAILYYVKRNLNSRYNLNIKNPIEASVLMAEASLARKQRKAHTTFIPLMLNEMPQVGDLVGLDAEFVTLNEEEAELRSDGTKSTIKPSQMSVARITCVRGQGPNEGIPFIDDYISTQEQVVDYLTQYSGIKPGDLDAKISSKHLTTLKSTYLKLRFLIDIGVKFVGHGLQKDFRVINLMVPKDQVLDTVYLFHMPRKRMISLRFLAWYFLDLKIQGETHDSIEDARTALQLYRKYLELSKNGTEPESFHKVLKGLYEKGRKMDWKVPEPESQTSPKNAAVFSSVLAL, from the exons ATGAACTTTGAGGGTCTGGATCCTGGATTGGCAGAATTTTCCCCAGCTATGCACTCTGCTCTGGATCCTGTCCTGGATGCTCACCTGAACCCAAGCCTGCTACAGAATGTGGAGCTGGACCCAGAGGGAGTGGCCTTGGAGGCTCTTCCTGTCCAGGAATCAGTGCACATAATGGAAGGTGTCTACTCTGAATTGCACAGCGTGGTGGCTGAAGTGGGTGTACCTGTATCCGTCTCCCACTTTGACTTACATGAGGAGATGCTGTGGGTGGGGAGCCATGGG GGCCATGCCACTTCATTTTTTGGTCCAGCCTTGGAGCGCTACTCCTCCTTTCAGGTCAATGGCAGTGATGACATCAGACAGATCCAAAGCCTGGAGAATGGTGTCCTTTTTCTCACCAAGAACAACCTCAAGTATATGGCCCGTGGGGGTCTCATCATCTTTGATTACTT GCTGGAGGAGAGTGAGGACATGCACAGTCTCCTGCTGACCGATAGCAGCACTCTGCTTGTTGGTGGGCTGCAGAACCACATATTGGAGATTGATCTGAATACTGTCCAGGAAACTCAAAAG TATGCAGTCGAGACACCTGGAGTCACCATCATGAGACAGACAAATCGTTTCTTCTTCTGTGGTCACACATCTGGCAAG ATTTCCCTGAGAGACCTCCGCACTTTTAAGGTGGAGAATGAATTTGACGCCTTCACAGGGAGTCTATCAGATTTTGATGTTCATGGCAACCTGCTGGCTGCCTGTGGCTTCTCTAGCCGTCTCACCGGCCTGGCCTGTGACCGTTTCCTCAAGGTGTATGATTTGCGCATGATGCGTGCCATCACACCACTGCAAGTACATGTGGATCCTGCCTTTTTGCGCTTCATCCCTACATACACTTCTCGTCTTGCTATCATCTCCCAGTCAG gGCAGTGCCAGTTTTGTGAACCCACAGGCCTGGCCAACCCAGCAGATATCTTCCATGTGAATCCTGTAGGACCTTTGCTAATGACATTTGATGTGTCAGCCAGCAAGCAGGCTCTGGCCTTTGGGGATTCCGAGGGCTGTGTGCACCTCTGGACTGATTCCCCTGAGCCTACCTTCAACCCCTACTCCCGTGAGACTGAATTTGCTTTGCCCTGCCTTGTGGATTCACTGCCTCCTCTGGACTGGAGCCAGGACCTGCTGCCTCTCTCCCTTATTCCTGTTCCACTCACCACTGACACACTCCTCTCTGACTGGCCAGCTGCCAACTCGGCTCCTGCTCCCAG GCGAGCACCACCTGTAGATGCAGAGATTCTGCGCACTATGAAGAAAGTGGGCTTCATTGGCTACGCACCCAACCCCCGCACAAGGCTGCGCAATCAG ATTCCTTATCGACTGAAAGAGTCAGACAATGAATTTGACAACTTCAGCCAGGTCACTGAGTCACCAATAGGGCGAGAAGAGGAGCCACATCTCCACATGGTTTCTAAGAAATACCGCAAG GTAACCATCAAATATTCCAAGCTAGGGCTGGAGGACTTTGATTTCAAACACTACAATAAGACCCTGTTTGCTGGATTAGAACCCCACATCCCCAATGCCTACTGTAACTGCATGGTCCAG GTGCTGTACTTCCTGGAGCCTGTTCGCTGTCTGATCCAGAACCATCTTTGCCAGAAGGAGTTCTGCCTGGCATGTGAGCTGGGCTTCCTCTTCCACATGCTGGACCTCTCTCGTGGTGATCCTTGTCAG GGAAGTAATTTTCTCCGAGCATTCCGTACTATCCCTGAGGCCTCTGCCCTGGGTCTGATTCTGGCTGATTCAGACGAGGCTTCAGGCAAGGGCAATCTGGCCAGACTCATTCAGAGATGGAATCGCTTCATTCTCACTCAGCTGCATCAGGACATGCAGGAGCTGGAAGTACCCCAGGCTTACCGAGGTGCTGGCAACAG TTTCTGTTCATCCGGGGACTCTGTCATTGGGCAGCTGTTCAGCTGTGAGATGGAGAACTGCAGCCTCTGCCGTTGTGGCAGTGAGACTGTGCGAGCCTCATCCACCCTGCTCTTCACACTCTCCTACCCCGAGG ATAAAACCGGAAAGAACTATGACTTTGCTCAGGTGCTGAAGCGAAGCATCTGCCTGGAGCAGAATACTCAGGCCTGGTGTGACAACTGTGAGAAATACCAGCCCACA ATTCAGACCCGCAACATCCGCCATCTACCAGACATTCTTGTCATTAATTGTGAGGTGAATAGCTCAAAAGAGGCTGATTTCTGGAGAATGCAGGCTGAG GTAGCTTTTAAGATGGCAGTAAAGAAACATGGTGGGGAAATGAAGAACAAAGAGTTTGCTTTGACTGATCG GAAAGACCTGGGGAGTCCAGAAGGTTTGCTGTTGTGTCCCTCCATTGAGGAGTTGAAGAACGTCTGGCTTCCTTTTTCCATTCGCATGAAGATGACCAAGAACAAAGGGCTGGATGTTTGCAATTGGACTGATGGGGATGAG TGGGGCCCAGCCAGGGCAGAGGAGGAACATGGTGTCTTTGTGTATGACCTGATGGCTTCCGTGGTACACATCCTGGACTCACGAACAGGGGGCAGCCTGGTGGCTCACATCAAGGTTGGAGAGACCTACCACCAGCGCAAGGAG GGCGTTACTCACCAGCAGTGGTATCTCTTCAATGACTTCCTTATTGAACCTATTGATAAG CATGAAGCTGTGCAGTTTGACATGAACTGGAAAGTACCTGCTATCCTTTATTATGTCAAGAGGAATCTCAATTCCAGATACAACCTGAATA TCAAGAACCCCATTGAGGCTAGTGTGCTGATGGCTGAAGCCTCACTGGCACGGAAGCAGCGGAAAGCACATACTACCTTCATTCCACTCATGCTGAATGAAATGCCACAGGTTGGGGACCTGGTGGGCCTTGATGCTGAGTTTGTCACCCTTAATGAG GAAGAAGCAGAGTTACGCAGTGATGGTACCAAGTCTACCATTAAACCAAGCCAGATGTCAGTAGCAAGGATCACTTGTGTTCGGGGCCAGGGGCCCAATGAAGGCATCCCCTTCATTGATGACTACATCTCTACCCAGGAGCAG GTCGTGGATTACCTGACTCAGTACTCGGGAATAAAGCCAGGAGACCTTGATGCCAAAATTTCCTCCAAGCACCTCACAACTCTCAAGTCTACCTACTTAAAGCTTCGATTTCTCATTGATATCGGAGTCAAGTTTGTGGGTCATGGTCTACAAAAGGACTTCCGGGTCATCAACCTTATG GTACCCAAGGACCAAGTTCTTGATACTGTCTACCTGTTCCACATGCCCCGAAAACGAATGATTTCTCTACGATTTCTTGCCTGGTACTTTCTGG ACCTGAAGATTCAAGGGGAGACCCACGACAGTATTGAGGATGCCCGTACAGCCCTTCAGCTCTACCGAAAGTATCTGGAGCTAAGCAAGAATGGTACTGAGCCTGAATCCTTCCACAAGGTGCTCAAGGGTCTTTATGAGAAGGGCCGAAAGATGGACTGGAAGGTGCCTGAGCCTGAGAGCCAGACAAGTCCCAAGA aTGCAGCTGTCTTCTCTTCAGTGTTGGCACTCTGA
- the Pan2 gene encoding PAN2-PAN3 deadenylation complex catalytic subunit PAN2 isoform X1, translated as MNFEGLDPGLAEFSPAMHSALDPVLDAHLNPSLLQNVELDPEGVALEALPVQESVHIMEGVYSELHSVVAEVGVPVSVSHFDLHEEMLWVGSHGGHATSFFGPALERYSSFQVNGSDDIRQIQSLENGVLFLTKNNLKYMARGGLIIFDYLLEESEDMHSLLLTDSSTLLVGGLQNHILEIDLNTVQETQKYAVETPGVTIMRQTNRFFFCGHTSGKISLRDLRTFKVENEFDAFTGSLSDFDVHGNLLAACGFSSRLTGLACDRFLKVYDLRMMRAITPLQVHVDPAFLRFIPTYTSRLAIISQSGQCQFCEPTGLANPADIFHVNPVGPLLMTFDVSASKQALAFGDSEGCVHLWTDSPEPTFNPYSRETEFALPCLVDSLPPLDWSQDLLPLSLIPVPLTTDTLLSDWPAANSAPAPRRAPPVDAEILRTMKKVGFIGYAPNPRTRLRNQIPYRLKESDNEFDNFSQVTESPIGREEEPHLHMVSKKYRKVTIKYSKLGLEDFDFKHYNKTLFAGLEPHIPNAYCNCMVQVLYFLEPVRCLIQNHLCQKEFCLACELGFLFHMLDLSRGDPCQGSNFLRAFRTIPEASALGLILADSDEASGKGNLARLIQRWNRFILTQLHQDMQELEVPQAYRGAGNSSFCSSGDSVIGQLFSCEMENCSLCRCGSETVRASSTLLFTLSYPEGSSCDKTGKNYDFAQVLKRSICLEQNTQAWCDNCEKYQPTIQTRNIRHLPDILVINCEVNSSKEADFWRMQAEVAFKMAVKKHGGEMKNKEFALTDRRKDLGSPEGLLLCPSIEELKNVWLPFSIRMKMTKNKGLDVCNWTDGDEVQWGPARAEEEHGVFVYDLMASVVHILDSRTGGSLVAHIKVGETYHQRKEGVTHQQWYLFNDFLIEPIDKHEAVQFDMNWKVPAILYYVKRNLNSRYNLNIKNPIEASVLMAEASLARKQRKAHTTFIPLMLNEMPQVGDLVGLDAEFVTLNEEEAELRSDGTKSTIKPSQMSVARITCVRGQGPNEGIPFIDDYISTQEQVVDYLTQYSGIKPGDLDAKISSKHLTTLKSTYLKLRFLIDIGVKFVGHGLQKDFRVINLMVPKDQVLDTVYLFHMPRKRMISLRFLAWYFLDLKIQGETHDSIEDARTALQLYRKYLELSKNGTEPESFHKVLKGLYEKGRKMDWKVPEPESQTSPKNAAVFSSVLAL; from the exons ATGAACTTTGAGGGTCTGGATCCTGGATTGGCAGAATTTTCCCCAGCTATGCACTCTGCTCTGGATCCTGTCCTGGATGCTCACCTGAACCCAAGCCTGCTACAGAATGTGGAGCTGGACCCAGAGGGAGTGGCCTTGGAGGCTCTTCCTGTCCAGGAATCAGTGCACATAATGGAAGGTGTCTACTCTGAATTGCACAGCGTGGTGGCTGAAGTGGGTGTACCTGTATCCGTCTCCCACTTTGACTTACATGAGGAGATGCTGTGGGTGGGGAGCCATGGG GGCCATGCCACTTCATTTTTTGGTCCAGCCTTGGAGCGCTACTCCTCCTTTCAGGTCAATGGCAGTGATGACATCAGACAGATCCAAAGCCTGGAGAATGGTGTCCTTTTTCTCACCAAGAACAACCTCAAGTATATGGCCCGTGGGGGTCTCATCATCTTTGATTACTT GCTGGAGGAGAGTGAGGACATGCACAGTCTCCTGCTGACCGATAGCAGCACTCTGCTTGTTGGTGGGCTGCAGAACCACATATTGGAGATTGATCTGAATACTGTCCAGGAAACTCAAAAG TATGCAGTCGAGACACCTGGAGTCACCATCATGAGACAGACAAATCGTTTCTTCTTCTGTGGTCACACATCTGGCAAG ATTTCCCTGAGAGACCTCCGCACTTTTAAGGTGGAGAATGAATTTGACGCCTTCACAGGGAGTCTATCAGATTTTGATGTTCATGGCAACCTGCTGGCTGCCTGTGGCTTCTCTAGCCGTCTCACCGGCCTGGCCTGTGACCGTTTCCTCAAGGTGTATGATTTGCGCATGATGCGTGCCATCACACCACTGCAAGTACATGTGGATCCTGCCTTTTTGCGCTTCATCCCTACATACACTTCTCGTCTTGCTATCATCTCCCAGTCAG gGCAGTGCCAGTTTTGTGAACCCACAGGCCTGGCCAACCCAGCAGATATCTTCCATGTGAATCCTGTAGGACCTTTGCTAATGACATTTGATGTGTCAGCCAGCAAGCAGGCTCTGGCCTTTGGGGATTCCGAGGGCTGTGTGCACCTCTGGACTGATTCCCCTGAGCCTACCTTCAACCCCTACTCCCGTGAGACTGAATTTGCTTTGCCCTGCCTTGTGGATTCACTGCCTCCTCTGGACTGGAGCCAGGACCTGCTGCCTCTCTCCCTTATTCCTGTTCCACTCACCACTGACACACTCCTCTCTGACTGGCCAGCTGCCAACTCGGCTCCTGCTCCCAG GCGAGCACCACCTGTAGATGCAGAGATTCTGCGCACTATGAAGAAAGTGGGCTTCATTGGCTACGCACCCAACCCCCGCACAAGGCTGCGCAATCAG ATTCCTTATCGACTGAAAGAGTCAGACAATGAATTTGACAACTTCAGCCAGGTCACTGAGTCACCAATAGGGCGAGAAGAGGAGCCACATCTCCACATGGTTTCTAAGAAATACCGCAAG GTAACCATCAAATATTCCAAGCTAGGGCTGGAGGACTTTGATTTCAAACACTACAATAAGACCCTGTTTGCTGGATTAGAACCCCACATCCCCAATGCCTACTGTAACTGCATGGTCCAG GTGCTGTACTTCCTGGAGCCTGTTCGCTGTCTGATCCAGAACCATCTTTGCCAGAAGGAGTTCTGCCTGGCATGTGAGCTGGGCTTCCTCTTCCACATGCTGGACCTCTCTCGTGGTGATCCTTGTCAG GGAAGTAATTTTCTCCGAGCATTCCGTACTATCCCTGAGGCCTCTGCCCTGGGTCTGATTCTGGCTGATTCAGACGAGGCTTCAGGCAAGGGCAATCTGGCCAGACTCATTCAGAGATGGAATCGCTTCATTCTCACTCAGCTGCATCAGGACATGCAGGAGCTGGAAGTACCCCAGGCTTACCGAGGTGCTGGCAACAG CAGTTTCTGTTCATCCGGGGACTCTGTCATTGGGCAGCTGTTCAGCTGTGAGATGGAGAACTGCAGCCTCTGCCGTTGTGGCAGTGAGACTGTGCGAGCCTCATCCACCCTGCTCTTCACACTCTCCTACCCCGAGGGTAGCAGCTGTG ATAAAACCGGAAAGAACTATGACTTTGCTCAGGTGCTGAAGCGAAGCATCTGCCTGGAGCAGAATACTCAGGCCTGGTGTGACAACTGTGAGAAATACCAGCCCACA ATTCAGACCCGCAACATCCGCCATCTACCAGACATTCTTGTCATTAATTGTGAGGTGAATAGCTCAAAAGAGGCTGATTTCTGGAGAATGCAGGCTGAG GTAGCTTTTAAGATGGCAGTAAAGAAACATGGTGGGGAAATGAAGAACAAAGAGTTTGCTTTGACTGATCG TAGGAAAGACCTGGGGAGTCCAGAAGGTTTGCTGTTGTGTCCCTCCATTGAGGAGTTGAAGAACGTCTGGCTTCCTTTTTCCATTCGCATGAAGATGACCAAGAACAAAGGGCTGGATGTTTGCAATTGGACTGATGGGGATGAGGTGCAG TGGGGCCCAGCCAGGGCAGAGGAGGAACATGGTGTCTTTGTGTATGACCTGATGGCTTCCGTGGTACACATCCTGGACTCACGAACAGGGGGCAGCCTGGTGGCTCACATCAAGGTTGGAGAGACCTACCACCAGCGCAAGGAG GGCGTTACTCACCAGCAGTGGTATCTCTTCAATGACTTCCTTATTGAACCTATTGATAAG CATGAAGCTGTGCAGTTTGACATGAACTGGAAAGTACCTGCTATCCTTTATTATGTCAAGAGGAATCTCAATTCCAGATACAACCTGAATA TCAAGAACCCCATTGAGGCTAGTGTGCTGATGGCTGAAGCCTCACTGGCACGGAAGCAGCGGAAAGCACATACTACCTTCATTCCACTCATGCTGAATGAAATGCCACAGGTTGGGGACCTGGTGGGCCTTGATGCTGAGTTTGTCACCCTTAATGAG GAAGAAGCAGAGTTACGCAGTGATGGTACCAAGTCTACCATTAAACCAAGCCAGATGTCAGTAGCAAGGATCACTTGTGTTCGGGGCCAGGGGCCCAATGAAGGCATCCCCTTCATTGATGACTACATCTCTACCCAGGAGCAG GTCGTGGATTACCTGACTCAGTACTCGGGAATAAAGCCAGGAGACCTTGATGCCAAAATTTCCTCCAAGCACCTCACAACTCTCAAGTCTACCTACTTAAAGCTTCGATTTCTCATTGATATCGGAGTCAAGTTTGTGGGTCATGGTCTACAAAAGGACTTCCGGGTCATCAACCTTATG GTACCCAAGGACCAAGTTCTTGATACTGTCTACCTGTTCCACATGCCCCGAAAACGAATGATTTCTCTACGATTTCTTGCCTGGTACTTTCTGG ACCTGAAGATTCAAGGGGAGACCCACGACAGTATTGAGGATGCCCGTACAGCCCTTCAGCTCTACCGAAAGTATCTGGAGCTAAGCAAGAATGGTACTGAGCCTGAATCCTTCCACAAGGTGCTCAAGGGTCTTTATGAGAAGGGCCGAAAGATGGACTGGAAGGTGCCTGAGCCTGAGAGCCAGACAAGTCCCAAGA aTGCAGCTGTCTTCTCTTCAGTGTTGGCACTCTGA
- the Pan2 gene encoding PAN2-PAN3 deadenylation complex catalytic subunit PAN2 isoform X8 gives MNFEGLDPGLAEFSPAMHSALDPVLDAHLNPSLLQNVELDPEGVALEALPVQESVHIMEGVYSELHSVVAEVGVPVSVSHFDLHEEMLWVGSHGGHATSFFGPALERYSSFQVNGSDDIRQIQSLENGVLFLTKNNLKYMARGGLIIFDYLLEESEDMHSLLLTDSSTLLVGGLQNHILEIDLNTVQETQKYAVETPGVTIMRQTNRFFFCGHTSGKISLRDLRTFKVENEFDAFTGSLSDFDVHGNLLAACGFSSRLTGLACDRFLKVYDLRMMRAITPLQVHVDPAFLRFIPTYTSRLAIISQSGQCQFCEPTGLANPADIFHVNPVGPLLMTFDVSASKQALAFGDSEGCVHLWTDSPEPTFNPYSRETEFALPCLVDSLPPLDWSQDLLPLSLIPVPLTTDTLLSDWPAANSAPAPRRAPPVDAEILRTMKKVGFIGYAPNPRTRLRNQIPYRLKESDNEFDNFSQVTESPIGREEEPHLHMVSKKYRKVTIKYSKLGLEDFDFKHYNKTLFAGLEPHIPNAYCNCMVQVLYFLEPVRCLIQNHLCQKEFCLACELGFLFHMLDLSRGDPCQGSNFLRAFRTIPEASALGLILADSDEASGKGNLARLIQRWNRFILTQLHQDMQELEVPQAYRGAGNSFCSSGDSVIGQLFSCEMENCSLCRCGSETVRASSTLLFTLSYPEDKTGKNYDFAQVLKRSICLEQNTQAWCDNCEKYQPTIQTRNIRHLPDILVINCEVNSSKEADFWRMQAEVAFKMAVKKHGGEMKNKEFALTDRKDLGSPEGLLLCPSIEELKNVWLPFSIRMKMTKNKGLDVCNWTDGDEVQWGPARAEEEHGVFVYDLMASVVHILDSRTGGSLVAHIKVGETYHQRKEGVTHQQWYLFNDFLIEPIDKHEAVQFDMNWKVPAILYYVKRNLNSRYNLNIKNPIEASVLMAEASLARKQRKAHTTFIPLMLNEMPQVGDLVGLDAEFVTLNEEEAELRSDGTKSTIKPSQMSVARITCVRGQGPNEGIPFIDDYISTQEQVVDYLTQYSGIKPGDLDAKISSKHLTTLKSTYLKLRFLIDIGVKFVGHGLQKDFRVINLMVPKDQVLDTVYLFHMPRKRMISLRFLAWYFLDLKIQGETHDSIEDARTALQLYRKYLELSKNGTEPESFHKVLKGLYEKGRKMDWKVPEPESQTSPKNAAVFSSVLAL, from the exons ATGAACTTTGAGGGTCTGGATCCTGGATTGGCAGAATTTTCCCCAGCTATGCACTCTGCTCTGGATCCTGTCCTGGATGCTCACCTGAACCCAAGCCTGCTACAGAATGTGGAGCTGGACCCAGAGGGAGTGGCCTTGGAGGCTCTTCCTGTCCAGGAATCAGTGCACATAATGGAAGGTGTCTACTCTGAATTGCACAGCGTGGTGGCTGAAGTGGGTGTACCTGTATCCGTCTCCCACTTTGACTTACATGAGGAGATGCTGTGGGTGGGGAGCCATGGG GGCCATGCCACTTCATTTTTTGGTCCAGCCTTGGAGCGCTACTCCTCCTTTCAGGTCAATGGCAGTGATGACATCAGACAGATCCAAAGCCTGGAGAATGGTGTCCTTTTTCTCACCAAGAACAACCTCAAGTATATGGCCCGTGGGGGTCTCATCATCTTTGATTACTT GCTGGAGGAGAGTGAGGACATGCACAGTCTCCTGCTGACCGATAGCAGCACTCTGCTTGTTGGTGGGCTGCAGAACCACATATTGGAGATTGATCTGAATACTGTCCAGGAAACTCAAAAG TATGCAGTCGAGACACCTGGAGTCACCATCATGAGACAGACAAATCGTTTCTTCTTCTGTGGTCACACATCTGGCAAG ATTTCCCTGAGAGACCTCCGCACTTTTAAGGTGGAGAATGAATTTGACGCCTTCACAGGGAGTCTATCAGATTTTGATGTTCATGGCAACCTGCTGGCTGCCTGTGGCTTCTCTAGCCGTCTCACCGGCCTGGCCTGTGACCGTTTCCTCAAGGTGTATGATTTGCGCATGATGCGTGCCATCACACCACTGCAAGTACATGTGGATCCTGCCTTTTTGCGCTTCATCCCTACATACACTTCTCGTCTTGCTATCATCTCCCAGTCAG gGCAGTGCCAGTTTTGTGAACCCACAGGCCTGGCCAACCCAGCAGATATCTTCCATGTGAATCCTGTAGGACCTTTGCTAATGACATTTGATGTGTCAGCCAGCAAGCAGGCTCTGGCCTTTGGGGATTCCGAGGGCTGTGTGCACCTCTGGACTGATTCCCCTGAGCCTACCTTCAACCCCTACTCCCGTGAGACTGAATTTGCTTTGCCCTGCCTTGTGGATTCACTGCCTCCTCTGGACTGGAGCCAGGACCTGCTGCCTCTCTCCCTTATTCCTGTTCCACTCACCACTGACACACTCCTCTCTGACTGGCCAGCTGCCAACTCGGCTCCTGCTCCCAG GCGAGCACCACCTGTAGATGCAGAGATTCTGCGCACTATGAAGAAAGTGGGCTTCATTGGCTACGCACCCAACCCCCGCACAAGGCTGCGCAATCAG ATTCCTTATCGACTGAAAGAGTCAGACAATGAATTTGACAACTTCAGCCAGGTCACTGAGTCACCAATAGGGCGAGAAGAGGAGCCACATCTCCACATGGTTTCTAAGAAATACCGCAAG GTAACCATCAAATATTCCAAGCTAGGGCTGGAGGACTTTGATTTCAAACACTACAATAAGACCCTGTTTGCTGGATTAGAACCCCACATCCCCAATGCCTACTGTAACTGCATGGTCCAG GTGCTGTACTTCCTGGAGCCTGTTCGCTGTCTGATCCAGAACCATCTTTGCCAGAAGGAGTTCTGCCTGGCATGTGAGCTGGGCTTCCTCTTCCACATGCTGGACCTCTCTCGTGGTGATCCTTGTCAG GGAAGTAATTTTCTCCGAGCATTCCGTACTATCCCTGAGGCCTCTGCCCTGGGTCTGATTCTGGCTGATTCAGACGAGGCTTCAGGCAAGGGCAATCTGGCCAGACTCATTCAGAGATGGAATCGCTTCATTCTCACTCAGCTGCATCAGGACATGCAGGAGCTGGAAGTACCCCAGGCTTACCGAGGTGCTGGCAACAG TTTCTGTTCATCCGGGGACTCTGTCATTGGGCAGCTGTTCAGCTGTGAGATGGAGAACTGCAGCCTCTGCCGTTGTGGCAGTGAGACTGTGCGAGCCTCATCCACCCTGCTCTTCACACTCTCCTACCCCGAGG ATAAAACCGGAAAGAACTATGACTTTGCTCAGGTGCTGAAGCGAAGCATCTGCCTGGAGCAGAATACTCAGGCCTGGTGTGACAACTGTGAGAAATACCAGCCCACA ATTCAGACCCGCAACATCCGCCATCTACCAGACATTCTTGTCATTAATTGTGAGGTGAATAGCTCAAAAGAGGCTGATTTCTGGAGAATGCAGGCTGAG GTAGCTTTTAAGATGGCAGTAAAGAAACATGGTGGGGAAATGAAGAACAAAGAGTTTGCTTTGACTGATCG GAAAGACCTGGGGAGTCCAGAAGGTTTGCTGTTGTGTCCCTCCATTGAGGAGTTGAAGAACGTCTGGCTTCCTTTTTCCATTCGCATGAAGATGACCAAGAACAAAGGGCTGGATGTTTGCAATTGGACTGATGGGGATGAGGTGCAG TGGGGCCCAGCCAGGGCAGAGGAGGAACATGGTGTCTTTGTGTATGACCTGATGGCTTCCGTGGTACACATCCTGGACTCACGAACAGGGGGCAGCCTGGTGGCTCACATCAAGGTTGGAGAGACCTACCACCAGCGCAAGGAG GGCGTTACTCACCAGCAGTGGTATCTCTTCAATGACTTCCTTATTGAACCTATTGATAAG CATGAAGCTGTGCAGTTTGACATGAACTGGAAAGTACCTGCTATCCTTTATTATGTCAAGAGGAATCTCAATTCCAGATACAACCTGAATA TCAAGAACCCCATTGAGGCTAGTGTGCTGATGGCTGAAGCCTCACTGGCACGGAAGCAGCGGAAAGCACATACTACCTTCATTCCACTCATGCTGAATGAAATGCCACAGGTTGGGGACCTGGTGGGCCTTGATGCTGAGTTTGTCACCCTTAATGAG GAAGAAGCAGAGTTACGCAGTGATGGTACCAAGTCTACCATTAAACCAAGCCAGATGTCAGTAGCAAGGATCACTTGTGTTCGGGGCCAGGGGCCCAATGAAGGCATCCCCTTCATTGATGACTACATCTCTACCCAGGAGCAG GTCGTGGATTACCTGACTCAGTACTCGGGAATAAAGCCAGGAGACCTTGATGCCAAAATTTCCTCCAAGCACCTCACAACTCTCAAGTCTACCTACTTAAAGCTTCGATTTCTCATTGATATCGGAGTCAAGTTTGTGGGTCATGGTCTACAAAAGGACTTCCGGGTCATCAACCTTATG GTACCCAAGGACCAAGTTCTTGATACTGTCTACCTGTTCCACATGCCCCGAAAACGAATGATTTCTCTACGATTTCTTGCCTGGTACTTTCTGG ACCTGAAGATTCAAGGGGAGACCCACGACAGTATTGAGGATGCCCGTACAGCCCTTCAGCTCTACCGAAAGTATCTGGAGCTAAGCAAGAATGGTACTGAGCCTGAATCCTTCCACAAGGTGCTCAAGGGTCTTTATGAGAAGGGCCGAAAGATGGACTGGAAGGTGCCTGAGCCTGAGAGCCAGACAAGTCCCAAGA aTGCAGCTGTCTTCTCTTCAGTGTTGGCACTCTGA